In one Shewanella loihica PV-4 genomic region, the following are encoded:
- a CDS encoding endonuclease, which produces MRPLLRGALALLALGFTTGALASHPTSFNQAKQVARSIYSEALPAKSFYCGCDISISGKLWQPDFERCGYQVRKQEKRAKRIEWEHIVPAWEFGHQRQCWQEGGRKNCGKTDKQFKKMESDLHNLVPAIGEVNGDRSNFRFSQWNAKAEQYGQCAMVVDFKGRKVEPPSQTRGQIARTYLYMQQAYGLKIAKSQLKLFQAWDKSYPVDTIECQRDAAIAAKQGNHNPFVQAQCQKRTDTQRIAE; this is translated from the coding sequence TACCACGGGCGCCCTCGCCTCCCATCCCACCAGTTTTAATCAGGCCAAGCAGGTCGCACGCAGCATCTACAGCGAGGCGCTACCGGCCAAGAGCTTCTACTGCGGCTGCGACATCAGCATCTCGGGCAAGTTGTGGCAGCCCGACTTCGAGCGCTGCGGCTATCAGGTGCGTAAACAAGAAAAGCGCGCCAAGCGTATCGAGTGGGAACACATAGTCCCCGCCTGGGAATTTGGCCACCAGCGCCAGTGCTGGCAAGAGGGCGGTCGCAAAAACTGCGGCAAGACAGACAAACAATTTAAGAAGATGGAGAGCGACCTGCATAACCTGGTACCCGCCATCGGCGAGGTCAATGGCGATCGCAGTAACTTCCGTTTCAGCCAGTGGAACGCCAAGGCTGAGCAATATGGCCAGTGTGCCATGGTGGTCGACTTCAAGGGCAGAAAGGTGGAGCCTCCCAGCCAGACCCGCGGTCAGATAGCCCGCACCTATCTCTATATGCAACAGGCCTATGGCCTCAAGATCGCCAAAAGTCAGCTAAAACTGTTTCAGGCATGGGATAAAAGCTATCCAGTTGATACTATTGAGTGCCAGAGAGACGCCGCCATCGCGGCCAAACAGGGCAACCACAACCCCTTTGTCCAGGCCCAGTGCCAAAAACGGACAGATACCCAGCGTATCGCGGAGTAA
- the gshB gene encoding glutathione synthase: MIKLGIVMDPISDINIKKDSSFAMLMAAQSRGYQLYYMEMQDLAMVNGVAMGNMRRLTVKQDPQSWYQLEEAVDTPLADLDVILMRKDPPFDTEFVYATYMLERAEEQGTLIVNKPQSLRDANEKLFTAWFSEFTPDTIVTRDAQRIRAFYQEKGDIILKPLDGMGGSSIFRVKAQDPNLGVIIETLTNHGQQYAMAQAFIPDITAGDKRILVVDGVPVPYSLARIPQKGETRGNLAAGGRGVAQPLSESDWAIANAIGPELKKRGLIFVGLDVIGDKLTEINVTSPTCIREIEAAFDVDITGMLMDAIEARVGR, from the coding sequence ATGATAAAGCTTGGCATAGTGATGGATCCCATCAGCGACATTAACATCAAGAAAGACTCCAGCTTCGCCATGTTGATGGCGGCGCAGTCGCGCGGCTATCAGCTCTATTATATGGAGATGCAAGATCTGGCCATGGTGAACGGCGTGGCCATGGGTAACATGCGTCGCCTCACGGTGAAGCAAGATCCCCAATCCTGGTACCAACTGGAAGAGGCCGTCGATACGCCGCTTGCAGATCTCGACGTGATCCTGATGCGTAAGGACCCGCCATTCGATACTGAGTTCGTCTACGCCACCTATATGTTGGAGCGCGCCGAGGAGCAAGGCACGCTGATTGTCAACAAGCCCCAGAGCCTGCGCGACGCCAACGAGAAACTGTTTACCGCCTGGTTCAGCGAATTTACTCCAGACACAATCGTGACCCGCGATGCCCAGCGCATCCGCGCCTTCTACCAGGAGAAGGGCGATATCATCCTCAAGCCGCTGGATGGCATGGGCGGCAGCTCTATCTTCCGCGTTAAGGCACAGGATCCTAACCTAGGGGTGATCATCGAGACCCTCACCAACCATGGTCAGCAATATGCCATGGCCCAGGCCTTCATTCCGGATATCACCGCCGGCGACAAGCGCATCCTGGTGGTAGATGGCGTCCCTGTGCCATACAGCCTGGCGCGTATTCCCCAGAAGGGCGAGACCCGGGGTAACCTGGCCGCCGGTGGTCGCGGCGTCGCTCAGCCCCTGTCTGAGAGCGACTGGGCCATCGCCAACGCCATCGGCCCAGAGCTGAAGAAGCGTGGCCTGATCTTCGTCGGCCTGGATGTGATCGGCGACAAGCTCACCGAGATCAACGTCACCAGCCCGACCTGTATCAGGGAGATCGAGGCCGCCTTCGACGTGGATATCACAGGCATGCTGATGGACGCCATCGAGGCCCGTGTCGGTCGTTAA
- the rsmE gene encoding 16S rRNA (uracil(1498)-N(3))-methyltransferase → MRIPRIYQLGNYDLNQQLMLDEEAAGHVGRVLRMGAGEQLELFNGDGHNYLTEIVTASKKNVEVRVLSKEANDNESPLNLHLGQVISRGDRMDFTLQKSVELGVNTITPLFSERCGVKLTGERLEKKIQQWQKIVISACEQSGRSTVPEVRPAMQLDDWCGEATQALKLNLHPRADHGINGLVMETPRVRLLIGPEGGLSPQEIAMTETHAFTDVLLGPRVLRTETAALTAISALQLKFGDLS, encoded by the coding sequence ATGAGAATTCCAAGGATCTATCAGCTCGGCAACTATGACCTTAACCAGCAGTTGATGCTGGACGAGGAAGCCGCCGGCCACGTCGGGCGCGTATTGCGCATGGGCGCCGGCGAGCAGCTCGAGCTGTTCAACGGCGATGGCCACAACTACCTGACCGAGATCGTCACCGCCAGCAAGAAAAATGTCGAGGTGCGGGTCCTATCCAAGGAGGCGAACGACAACGAGTCGCCCCTCAACCTGCATCTGGGTCAGGTGATCTCCCGCGGCGATCGCATGGACTTCACCCTGCAAAAATCGGTCGAGCTGGGGGTCAATACTATTACCCCACTGTTTTCCGAACGCTGCGGCGTCAAGCTGACCGGCGAGCGTCTGGAGAAGAAGATCCAGCAGTGGCAGAAGATAGTGATCAGCGCCTGTGAACAGTCTGGCCGCAGCACGGTACCAGAGGTGAGACCGGCGATGCAGCTCGACGACTGGTGCGGTGAAGCCACCCAGGCCCTCAAGCTCAATCTGCACCCCAGGGCCGACCATGGTATCAATGGCCTGGTGATGGAGACTCCAAGGGTACGTCTGCTGATCGGCCCCGAAGGCGGACTGTCGCCCCAGGAGATCGCCATGACAGAGACCCATGCCTTCACCGACGTGCTGCTCGGCCCCCGCGTATTGCGCACCGAGACCGCCGCCCTGACGGCCATCAGCGCACTGCAACTTAAGTTTGGCGACCTGAGCTAA